A portion of the Burkholderia pseudomultivorans genome contains these proteins:
- a CDS encoding glutathione S-transferase family protein: MKLVIGDKNYSSWSMRPWLLLVHFGIPFDEIAIELRRDDTSARIREYSPSGKVPCLIDDHGAAIWDSLAIAETLAERYPHLPMWPADPQARAQARSIAAEMHAGFAALRTEMGMNVRASMPGRGATPEALADVARIDALWSACIEASGGPFLFGEFGIVDAMYAPVVMRFNTYAPALSPEAAGYAARVTALSAVQQWIDAARRETNVIAEYEPTR; the protein is encoded by the coding sequence ATGAAACTCGTCATTGGAGACAAGAACTACTCGTCGTGGTCGATGCGGCCGTGGCTGCTGCTCGTGCATTTCGGGATCCCGTTCGACGAGATCGCGATCGAGCTGCGCCGCGACGACACGAGCGCGCGCATCCGCGAATACTCGCCGTCCGGCAAGGTGCCGTGCCTGATCGACGATCACGGCGCGGCGATCTGGGATTCGCTCGCGATCGCCGAGACGCTCGCCGAGCGTTATCCGCACCTGCCGATGTGGCCGGCCGACCCGCAGGCGCGCGCCCAGGCGCGCAGCATCGCGGCCGAGATGCACGCGGGCTTCGCGGCGCTGCGCACGGAGATGGGGATGAACGTGCGCGCGTCGATGCCGGGGCGCGGCGCGACGCCCGAGGCGCTCGCCGACGTCGCGCGCATCGACGCGCTGTGGAGCGCGTGCATCGAGGCGTCGGGCGGTCCGTTCCTGTTCGGCGAATTCGGGATCGTCGACGCGATGTATGCGCCCGTCGTGATGCGCTTCAACACGTATGCGCCGGCGCTGTCGCCGGAAGCGGCCGGCTATGCGGCGCGCGTGACCGCGCTGTCGGCCGTGCAGCAGTGGATCGACGCCGCGCGGCGCGAGACCAACGTGATTGCCGAATACGAGCCGACACGATGA
- a CDS encoding flagella synthesis protein FlgN — protein MREELLATVNDEHATVEAFASLLAYEEKALTTAEPLAMLPGIVEKKSALLDRLAQLERTRDAQLSALGFSAGKKGMDQAAERDARLAGRWQLLQQAAERARRANANNGMLIRIRMDYNERALAVLRSTPAPAGVYGPDGRVSALMR, from the coding sequence ATGAGAGAAGAGCTGCTGGCCACGGTCAACGACGAACACGCGACGGTCGAAGCGTTCGCGTCGCTGCTTGCGTATGAGGAAAAGGCGCTGACGACGGCCGAACCGCTCGCGATGCTGCCCGGCATCGTCGAGAAGAAAAGCGCGCTGCTCGACCGGCTCGCGCAGCTCGAACGCACGCGCGATGCGCAGTTGTCGGCGCTCGGCTTTTCGGCCGGCAAGAAAGGGATGGACCAGGCCGCCGAGCGCGACGCGCGTCTCGCCGGCCGCTGGCAGCTGCTGCAGCAGGCCGCCGAACGGGCGCGCCGCGCCAATGCGAACAACGGGATGCTGATCCGGATCCGGATGGACTACAACGAGCGCGCGCTCGCGGTGCTGCGCTCGACGCCCGCGCCGGCCGGCGTCTACGGGCCCGACGGCCGCGTGTCGGCGCTGATGCGCTGA
- the flgD gene encoding flagellar hook assembly protein FlgD, translated as MTSSSTTIGSSGTNVSTLPTDTMNTNNVSTTGTSASDLQATFLKLLVTQLQNQDPTSPVDSSQMTSQLAQINTVSGIAQLNTSLTSLSTQLAAGQQTQAALLIGSNVLAPGNTVAVKSGAASPFGVSLTSSVSNLTITVKNSAGAVVNTINAGQQSAGTVPFNWTPTDAAGNALPDGQYTISAQYTGSDGKTYAPTVLAAAQVQSVIKQSDGTPGLVLSNGSTVGLTQVASIFPNTASSSSSSSSGNTTTN; from the coding sequence ATGACCTCCTCCAGCACGACGATCGGCAGCAGCGGCACGAACGTGTCGACCCTGCCGACCGACACGATGAACACCAACAACGTGTCGACGACCGGCACGTCGGCGAGCGACCTGCAGGCGACGTTCCTGAAGCTGCTCGTCACGCAACTGCAGAACCAGGATCCGACCAGCCCGGTCGACAGCTCGCAGATGACCTCGCAGCTCGCGCAGATCAATACGGTGAGCGGCATCGCGCAGCTCAACACGTCGCTGACCTCGCTGTCGACGCAGCTCGCCGCCGGGCAGCAGACGCAGGCCGCGCTGCTGATCGGCTCGAACGTGCTGGCGCCGGGCAACACCGTCGCGGTGAAGAGCGGCGCGGCGTCGCCGTTCGGCGTGTCGCTGACGAGCAGCGTGTCGAACCTGACGATCACCGTGAAGAACAGCGCGGGCGCCGTCGTCAACACGATCAACGCGGGCCAGCAGTCGGCCGGCACCGTGCCGTTCAACTGGACGCCGACCGATGCGGCCGGCAATGCGCTGCCGGACGGCCAGTACACGATCAGCGCGCAGTACACCGGCAGCGACGGCAAGACCTATGCGCCGACCGTGCTCGCGGCCGCGCAGGTGCAAAGCGTCATCAAGCAGTCGGACGGCACGCCGGGGCTCGTGCTGTCGAACGGCTCGACCGTCGGGCTCACGCAGGTCGCGTCGATCTTCCCGAACACCGCGTCGTCGTCGTCTTCGTCCTCGTCCGGCAACACCACCACCAACTGA
- the flgC gene encoding flagellar basal body rod protein FlgC gives MPSLMNIFGVAGSALSAQSQRLNVTASNLANADSATGPDGKPYKAKQVVFATDPIGGARTASGQGVGGVRVTKVVDDPSPMKSTYDPANPAADANGYVQMPNVDPVQEMVNMISASRSYQANVETLNTAKQLMLKTLTIGS, from the coding sequence ATGCCCTCGTTGATGAACATCTTCGGCGTCGCCGGCTCGGCGCTGTCCGCGCAGTCGCAGCGCCTGAACGTCACCGCGTCGAACCTCGCGAACGCCGACAGCGCGACCGGCCCCGACGGCAAGCCGTACAAGGCCAAGCAGGTCGTGTTCGCGACCGATCCGATCGGCGGCGCGCGCACCGCGTCCGGCCAGGGCGTCGGCGGCGTGCGCGTGACGAAGGTGGTCGACGATCCGTCGCCGATGAAGTCGACCTACGACCCGGCGAACCCGGCCGCCGACGCGAACGGCTACGTGCAGATGCCGAACGTCGATCCGGTGCAGGAAATGGTGAACATGATCTCGGCGTCGCGCTCTTACCAGGCCAACGTCGAGACGCTGAACACCGCGAAGCAATTGATGCTGAAGACGCTGACGATCGGCTCGTGA
- the flgE gene encoding flagellar hook protein FlgE, with protein sequence MGYEQGLSGLAGASNALDVIGNNIANANTVGFKSSTAQFSDMYANSIATSVNTQIGIGTTLASVQQQFGQGAINATSSSLDVAINGNGFFQMSNNGAMTYTRDGTFQRDKNGYIVNAQGLNLMGYAADKNGVINTAQTVPLQAPTTNIAPTATTKITGQFNLNSQDALPTKTQFDPTDNTTYNYSTSIQVYDSLGGSQPVNMYFVKSATSGQWEAYAGVQGGSTTDLGTVTFDSTGAIQSTVAPDGTATKSLGQFTFTIDNNDGSGTPQSLTLDLTGTTQYGGKDGVNNLAQDGFASGTLTTFTIGNDGKVTGNYSNGQTATLGQIALANFNNPNGLVNIGGNQYVETAASGVPQISAPGSTNHGTLQGSALENSNVDLTSQLVNLITAQRNYQANAQTIKTQQTVDQTLINL encoded by the coding sequence ATGGGTTATGAACAGGGTCTGAGCGGCCTCGCCGGCGCATCGAACGCGCTCGACGTGATCGGCAACAACATCGCGAACGCGAACACGGTCGGCTTCAAGTCGAGCACCGCGCAGTTCTCGGACATGTACGCGAACTCGATCGCGACGTCCGTCAACACGCAGATCGGCATCGGCACGACGCTCGCGTCGGTGCAGCAGCAGTTCGGGCAGGGCGCGATCAACGCGACCAGCTCGTCGCTCGACGTCGCGATCAACGGCAACGGCTTCTTCCAGATGTCGAACAACGGCGCGATGACGTATACGCGCGACGGCACGTTCCAGCGCGACAAGAACGGCTATATCGTCAACGCGCAGGGCCTGAACCTGATGGGCTACGCGGCCGACAAGAACGGCGTGATCAACACCGCGCAGACCGTGCCGCTGCAGGCGCCGACGACCAATATCGCGCCGACGGCGACCACCAAGATCACCGGCCAGTTCAACCTGAACTCGCAGGACGCGCTGCCGACCAAGACGCAGTTCGACCCGACCGACAACACGACGTACAACTACTCGACGTCGATCCAGGTCTACGACTCGCTCGGCGGTTCGCAGCCGGTCAACATGTATTTCGTGAAGTCCGCCACCAGCGGCCAGTGGGAAGCGTACGCGGGCGTGCAGGGCGGCAGCACGACCGACCTCGGCACGGTCACCTTCGATTCGACCGGCGCGATCCAGAGCACCGTCGCGCCGGACGGCACGGCGACCAAGTCGCTCGGCCAGTTCACGTTCACGATCGACAACAACGACGGCTCCGGCACGCCGCAGTCGCTGACGCTCGACCTGACCGGCACCACGCAGTACGGCGGCAAGGACGGCGTGAACAACCTCGCGCAGGACGGTTTCGCGAGCGGCACGCTGACCACCTTCACGATCGGCAACGACGGCAAGGTCACCGGCAACTACTCGAACGGCCAGACGGCGACGCTCGGCCAGATCGCGCTCGCGAACTTCAACAACCCGAACGGGCTCGTCAATATCGGCGGCAACCAGTACGTCGAGACGGCCGCCTCGGGCGTGCCGCAGATCTCCGCGCCGGGCAGCACGAACCACGGCACGCTGCAGGGCAGCGCGCTCGAGAACTCGAACGTCGACCTGACCTCGCAGCTCGTGAACCTGATCACCGCGCAGCGCAACTACCAGGCGAACGCGCAGACGATCAAGACGCAGCAGACCGTCGACCAGACGCTCATCAACCTGTGA
- the flgM gene encoding flagellar biosynthesis anti-sigma factor FlgM has protein sequence MKIDSTPNPSPVAPASSGNGAARPQAGAASSTAAQTADAGSTGGDATVNLSGLSGQLRAQSASGDADIDTALVQSIKDALNNGTLTIDPNRIADGVLNTARELLQQQRPQGN, from the coding sequence GTGAAAATCGATTCCACTCCGAACCCGAGCCCCGTCGCACCGGCCAGCAGCGGCAACGGCGCGGCCCGCCCGCAAGCCGGCGCGGCCTCGTCGACGGCTGCGCAGACGGCCGACGCAGGATCGACCGGCGGCGACGCGACCGTGAACCTGTCCGGTCTGTCCGGCCAGCTGCGCGCGCAGTCGGCATCCGGCGACGCGGACATCGACACGGCGCTCGTCCAGTCGATCAAGGACGCACTGAACAACGGCACGCTGACGATCGATCCGAACCGGATCGCCGACGGCGTGCTGAATACCGCCCGCGAGCTGCTGCAGCAGCAGCGCCCGCAGGGCAACTGA
- a CDS encoding multifunctional CCA addition/repair protein — protein MNIYAVGGAIRDELLGVPVQDRDYVVVGATPEQMIAQGFRPVGKDFPVFLHPDTHEEYALARTERKTAAGYHGFQFHYAPDVTLDEDLARRDLTINAMARELSPDGALVGPVIDPYGGQADLHARVFRHVSDAFVEDPVRILRIARFAARFAEFTVADETLALMRRMVEAGEVDALVPERVWQELARGLMEAKPSRMFAVLRDCGALARILPEVDGLWGVPQRADYHPEVDTGVHVMMVVDYAAKQGYSLPVRFAALTHDLGKATTPADVLPRHVGHEGRSVDLLKPLCERLRVPNECRDLAIVVAREHGNLHRVMEMGAAALVRFFERTDALRKPARFAEMLQACEADARGRLGLETQPYPQAERLRVALAAARSVDAGAIARGVGSDAVKIKDAVHRARIQAVAQALEIGE, from the coding sequence ATGAACATTTACGCAGTAGGCGGCGCGATCCGCGACGAATTGCTCGGCGTGCCGGTGCAGGACCGCGACTACGTGGTGGTCGGCGCGACGCCCGAGCAGATGATTGCGCAGGGCTTCCGGCCGGTCGGCAAGGATTTCCCGGTGTTCCTGCACCCGGACACGCATGAGGAGTACGCGCTCGCGCGCACCGAACGCAAGACGGCGGCCGGCTATCACGGCTTCCAGTTTCACTATGCGCCCGACGTGACGCTCGACGAGGATCTCGCGCGGCGCGACCTGACGATCAACGCGATGGCCCGCGAGCTGAGCCCGGACGGCGCGCTGGTCGGCCCCGTGATCGATCCGTACGGCGGGCAGGCCGACCTGCATGCGCGCGTGTTCCGGCACGTGAGCGACGCGTTCGTCGAGGATCCGGTGCGGATCCTGCGGATCGCGCGCTTTGCCGCGCGCTTCGCGGAGTTCACGGTCGCCGACGAGACGCTCGCGCTGATGCGCCGGATGGTCGAGGCGGGCGAGGTCGACGCGCTCGTGCCGGAGCGCGTGTGGCAGGAGCTTGCGCGCGGGCTGATGGAGGCGAAGCCGTCGCGGATGTTCGCGGTGCTGCGCGACTGCGGCGCGCTCGCGCGCATCCTGCCCGAGGTCGACGGCCTGTGGGGCGTGCCGCAGCGCGCCGACTACCATCCGGAAGTCGACACGGGCGTGCACGTGATGATGGTCGTCGACTATGCGGCGAAGCAGGGCTATTCGCTGCCGGTGCGCTTCGCAGCGCTCACGCACGATCTCGGCAAGGCGACCACGCCGGCCGACGTGCTGCCGCGCCACGTCGGCCACGAAGGCCGCAGCGTCGACCTGCTGAAGCCGCTGTGCGAGCGGCTGCGCGTGCCGAACGAGTGCCGCGACCTGGCGATCGTCGTCGCGCGCGAGCACGGCAACCTGCATCGCGTGATGGAGATGGGCGCGGCCGCACTGGTGCGGTTCTTCGAGCGCACCGACGCGCTGCGCAAGCCCGCGCGCTTCGCGGAAATGCTGCAGGCGTGCGAGGCCGACGCGCGCGGGCGGCTCGGGCTCGAGACGCAGCCGTATCCGCAGGCCGAGCGGCTGCGCGTCGCGCTCGCGGCCGCGCGCAGCGTCGACGCGGGCGCGATCGCGCGCGGGGTCGGCAGCGATGCGGTGAAGATCAAGGATGCCGTGCATCGCGCGCGGATCCAGGCTGTCGCGCAGGCGCTCGAGATCGGCGAGTAG
- the flgB gene encoding flagellar basal body rod protein FlgB has product MLDKLDAEFAFGRQALDVRAYRQELLSSNIANADTPGYQARDVDFASALARSLKQVNGGLAPSNAAQLPMTQPAGVTSGMTMASTAAGHMTGTAKLIPTGGPADDYGRAQYRMPLQPSLDGNTVDLDVERVQFANNALHYETGMTVMTQQIKAMIAAITTNS; this is encoded by the coding sequence ATGCTGGACAAACTCGATGCCGAATTCGCGTTCGGCCGACAGGCGCTCGACGTGCGCGCGTATCGGCAGGAACTGCTGTCGTCGAACATCGCGAACGCCGACACGCCCGGCTATCAGGCCCGCGACGTCGATTTCGCGTCGGCGCTCGCGCGTTCGCTGAAGCAGGTGAACGGCGGCCTCGCGCCGAGCAACGCCGCGCAGCTGCCGATGACGCAGCCGGCCGGCGTGACGAGCGGCATGACGATGGCGTCGACCGCGGCGGGCCACATGACCGGCACCGCGAAGCTGATCCCGACCGGCGGCCCGGCCGACGACTACGGCCGCGCGCAGTACCGGATGCCGCTGCAGCCGTCGCTCGACGGCAACACGGTCGATCTCGACGTCGAGCGCGTGCAGTTCGCCAACAACGCGCTGCACTACGAGACCGGGATGACCGTGATGACCCAGCAGATCAAGGCGATGATCGCCGCGATCACGACGAACTCGTAA
- a CDS encoding helix-turn-helix domain-containing protein gives MDSDIMRIGQRIRRLRREAKKTLLEVATEARLSVGFLSQVERHLTGISISSLVNVAKALNVPLGALIDQPRQAQPDSHRGRRESYAVDRTSQWYERLSTTFDGSQINAVKVQMMEGYRSEWVAHGGDEFVYVLDGRICYTVGKKDYPLSAGDSLHFDARKRHRVANVGDGPAELIVVGTLPLFDDDGQAEFVSATMAIRQPGREARAIPGEPRVSRRQPEPKRGGRAADAASERSAAAASAGKRLAAAATSRKPAARKKP, from the coding sequence ATGGATTCAGACATCATGCGGATCGGCCAGCGCATTCGCCGCCTGCGCCGGGAAGCGAAGAAAACGCTGCTGGAAGTCGCGACCGAGGCCAGGCTGTCGGTCGGGTTCCTGTCCCAGGTCGAACGCCACCTCACCGGCATCTCCATCTCGTCGCTCGTCAACGTCGCGAAGGCGCTGAACGTGCCGCTCGGCGCGCTGATCGACCAGCCGCGCCAGGCGCAGCCCGATTCGCACCGGGGCCGCCGCGAATCGTACGCGGTCGATCGCACGTCGCAATGGTACGAGCGGCTGTCGACCACCTTCGACGGCAGCCAGATCAATGCGGTGAAAGTGCAGATGATGGAAGGCTATCGTTCGGAATGGGTCGCGCACGGCGGCGATGAATTCGTCTACGTGCTGGACGGCCGGATCTGCTACACGGTCGGCAAGAAGGACTACCCGCTGTCGGCCGGCGACTCGCTCCACTTCGACGCGCGCAAGCGGCACCGCGTCGCCAACGTCGGCGACGGGCCTGCCGAGCTGATCGTGGTCGGCACGCTGCCGCTGTTCGACGACGACGGCCAGGCCGAATTCGTGTCCGCGACGATGGCAATCCGCCAGCCCGGGCGCGAAGCGCGGGCGATCCCGGGCGAACCGCGGGTGAGCCGCCGCCAGCCCGAGCCGAAACGCGGCGGGCGCGCGGCAGATGCTGCATCGGAAAGGAGCGCTGCCGCGGCATCCGCGGGCAAGCGCCTTGCGGCTGCCGCGACGAGCCGCAAGCCAGCCGCGCGCAAGAAGCCATGA
- the flgF gene encoding flagellar basal-body rod protein FlgF codes for MDRLIYTAMTGASQSLDQQAIVANNLANASTTGFRAQLATYRAVPMNFGDGSTVDPTTTRTYVLASTPGADFAPGPITRTGNPLDVAVQGAGWLSVQLADGSEAYTRAGNLHVDQNGQLVNASNLPVVGNGGPISVPPNAEVTIGKDGTVSALMPGDPPTAVAIVDQMKLVNPDPATLTRGNDGLFRTADGNPADADPNVVVTPNSLEGSNVNPVTAMVAMIDNARAFQLQSKLIQTADQNEQSANQLLNFS; via the coding sequence ATGGACCGACTGATCTACACGGCGATGACGGGCGCGTCGCAGTCGCTCGACCAGCAGGCGATCGTCGCGAACAACCTCGCGAACGCATCGACGACGGGCTTTCGCGCGCAGCTCGCGACCTATCGCGCGGTGCCGATGAATTTCGGCGACGGCAGCACGGTCGACCCGACGACGACGCGCACCTACGTGCTCGCTTCGACGCCGGGCGCGGACTTCGCGCCGGGGCCGATCACGCGCACCGGCAATCCGCTCGACGTCGCCGTGCAGGGCGCCGGCTGGCTGTCCGTGCAGCTGGCCGACGGCAGCGAGGCGTATACGCGCGCCGGCAACCTGCACGTCGACCAGAACGGCCAGCTCGTCAACGCGAGCAACCTGCCGGTGGTCGGCAACGGCGGCCCGATCTCGGTGCCGCCGAACGCGGAAGTGACGATCGGCAAGGACGGCACGGTGTCGGCGCTGATGCCGGGCGACCCGCCGACGGCGGTCGCGATCGTCGACCAGATGAAGCTCGTCAATCCCGATCCGGCCACGCTCACGCGCGGCAACGACGGGCTGTTCCGCACCGCCGACGGCAATCCGGCCGATGCCGACCCGAACGTCGTCGTCACGCCGAACTCGCTCGAAGGCAGCAACGTGAACCCGGTGACCGCGATGGTCGCGATGATCGACAACGCGCGTGCGTTCCAGCTTCAGTCGAAGCTGATCCAGACGGCCGACCAGAACGAGCAGTCGGCGAACCAGCTGCTCAACTTCAGCTGA
- the flgA gene encoding flagellar basal body P-ring formation chaperone FlgA, translating into MTGCARGDRNGRRTHVRRALALAAALWIAAPAARADDGMIVIPGRGETAEHALATAAAASGGLAGGNAGRASAAAAMNAAPAGAAMPPMNAASVPPESTSNPPATYPAAMRSGLPAADPGGAAPGAPVPAARPAANAYAGARTNTAGTGYGAARAADPGGIVTVVAGAADAASNAARTPQPPAIAARPVPPRAAAPAPRPAAAAAAVSAAAAPTSAAAQPDTAPARQDPDSIRRVALAFLQQQIAGLPGKTTATVAPAFPRGLAACTTLEPFLPTGARLWGRTTVGVRCAGERPWTVYLQAKVAVQATYYVAARQIAPGEPLSAADLVARDGDLTVLPLAVITDPAQAVGATALARIAAGLPLRQDMLKSAASVSAGQTVRVVAAGPGFTISAEGSALANAAPGQSVRVRMAAGQIVTAIVKDAGTVEIPL; encoded by the coding sequence ATGACAGGCTGCGCACGGGGCGACAGAAACGGACGGCGGACGCACGTCCGGCGTGCGTTGGCGCTCGCGGCGGCGCTGTGGATCGCGGCGCCGGCGGCGCGCGCGGACGACGGGATGATCGTGATCCCCGGACGCGGCGAGACGGCCGAGCACGCGCTCGCGACTGCGGCCGCGGCAAGCGGCGGCCTGGCGGGCGGCAATGCGGGCCGGGCGAGTGCGGCGGCCGCGATGAATGCCGCGCCGGCGGGCGCCGCGATGCCGCCGATGAACGCGGCGTCGGTTCCGCCGGAAAGCACGTCGAATCCGCCCGCGACTTATCCCGCCGCGATGCGAAGCGGGCTGCCGGCCGCCGATCCGGGCGGCGCAGCGCCCGGTGCGCCCGTTCCCGCCGCACGCCCGGCAGCGAATGCCTACGCAGGCGCACGCACGAACACCGCCGGCACCGGCTATGGCGCGGCGCGCGCCGCCGACCCGGGCGGCATCGTCACGGTCGTCGCCGGCGCGGCCGATGCCGCGTCGAACGCCGCGCGGACGCCGCAGCCGCCGGCGATCGCGGCACGCCCGGTGCCGCCGCGCGCCGCCGCGCCGGCCCCGCGCCCGGCGGCCGCCGCCGCTGCCGTGTCAGCCGCTGCCGCGCCGACGTCCGCCGCCGCGCAACCCGACACCGCCCCCGCCCGGCAGGATCCCGACTCGATTCGCCGCGTGGCGCTCGCGTTCCTGCAGCAGCAGATCGCCGGCCTGCCCGGCAAGACCACCGCGACGGTCGCGCCCGCGTTTCCGCGCGGGCTCGCCGCCTGCACGACGCTCGAGCCGTTCCTGCCGACCGGTGCGCGCCTGTGGGGCCGCACGACGGTCGGCGTGCGCTGCGCGGGCGAGCGGCCGTGGACCGTCTATCTGCAGGCAAAAGTCGCGGTGCAGGCCACCTACTATGTCGCCGCGCGGCAGATTGCGCCCGGCGAGCCGCTGAGCGCGGCCGACCTCGTCGCGCGCGACGGCGACCTGACGGTGCTGCCGCTGGCCGTGATCACCGATCCCGCGCAGGCGGTCGGCGCGACCGCGCTCGCGCGCATCGCGGCCGGGCTGCCGCTGCGCCAGGACATGCTGAAGAGCGCGGCGTCGGTGTCGGCCGGACAGACGGTGCGCGTCGTCGCGGCCGGCCCCGGTTTCACGATCTCGGCCGAGGGCAGCGCGCTCGCGAACGCGGCGCCCGGCCAGTCGGTGCGGGTCAGGATGGCGGCGGGCCAGATCGTGACCGCGATCGTCAAGGACGCGGGGACGGTGGAGATCCCGCTGTAA
- a CDS encoding M24 family metallopeptidase, producing MIDRLQYSFSGLPPYDACVADTQAGLSRLLDTLRLDAVIVTSQDEFVTEYLPRRNNPRYAVSGFDGSAGCGIFLAEAVARALGVPPFVLFVDGRYHLQAERQCDPARVRVEKLDLNVSIWPALADWLVARADRIKRVGYDGWRLSVAQCDRLLDGTRAAHLEWTSLAGREIDRAVALPGWVVERPIFELPEAMTGTSVAHNIATLNRQLAAQGHATGTATDGATAFVSCAADDLGHLLNSRGYHIPNASSHLGYLFVVGEQVALFLPEGCDRCPVELASYPALQVIRRDFDALARFLAQFAVGRVCYGFESVNCALVDTVRRVWPHAPHVDCNPVEAMRAAKTPAALDRFREAFARSSAAIAETMRWAKAGEPGRRHSEYDLARAISDAYGARGAVALTFPSVAANGANSASAHYTAASADVALSEGELVLLDSGAYYEAGFATDCTRVVLRRTRAETVARPWQREIYTVALKACIKGLVAQFPKDATGADVDAAVRQVCRDHGHDYGHGTGHGVGIHVHDGGVRFAPGARYGLVPNAVVSVEPGIYLPGKGGVRIENIVIIRPSEQDPDKVRFENIVTVGYDWDLIDLDLLTDDERDYLRDYERLCVARGTQVTACPLL from the coding sequence ATGATCGATCGACTGCAATACAGTTTCTCCGGCCTTCCCCCGTACGATGCCTGCGTCGCCGACACGCAGGCCGGGCTGTCGCGGCTGCTCGACACGCTGCGGCTCGATGCGGTGATCGTCACGTCGCAGGACGAGTTCGTCACCGAATACCTGCCACGCCGCAACAACCCGCGCTATGCGGTGTCGGGCTTCGACGGCTCGGCCGGCTGCGGGATCTTTCTCGCCGAAGCTGTGGCGCGCGCGCTCGGCGTGCCGCCGTTCGTGCTGTTCGTCGATGGCCGCTATCACCTGCAGGCGGAACGGCAGTGCGATCCGGCGCGCGTGCGTGTCGAGAAGCTCGACCTGAACGTTTCGATCTGGCCGGCGCTGGCCGACTGGCTCGTCGCGCGGGCCGACCGGATCAAGCGCGTCGGCTACGACGGCTGGCGGCTCAGCGTCGCGCAGTGCGACCGGCTGCTCGACGGCACGCGGGCGGCGCACCTGGAATGGACGAGTCTCGCCGGCCGCGAAATCGATCGCGCGGTCGCGCTGCCGGGCTGGGTCGTCGAGCGGCCGATCTTCGAGTTGCCGGAAGCGATGACCGGCACGAGCGTCGCGCACAACATCGCGACGCTGAACCGGCAACTGGCCGCGCAGGGGCACGCGACGGGCACGGCGACCGACGGCGCGACCGCGTTCGTCAGCTGCGCGGCGGACGATCTCGGCCATCTGCTGAACAGCCGCGGCTATCACATCCCGAACGCGTCGTCGCACCTGGGCTACCTGTTCGTGGTCGGCGAGCAGGTCGCGCTGTTCCTGCCGGAAGGCTGCGACCGCTGTCCGGTCGAACTCGCGTCGTATCCGGCGCTGCAGGTGATCCGGCGCGACTTCGACGCGCTCGCGCGCTTTCTCGCGCAGTTCGCGGTCGGGCGCGTCTGCTACGGCTTCGAGTCGGTCAACTGCGCGCTTGTCGATACGGTGCGCCGCGTGTGGCCGCACGCGCCGCACGTCGATTGCAACCCGGTCGAGGCGATGCGCGCGGCCAAGACGCCGGCCGCGCTCGACCGGTTTCGCGAGGCGTTCGCGCGCAGCTCCGCGGCGATCGCCGAGACGATGCGCTGGGCGAAGGCGGGCGAGCCCGGGCGGCGGCATTCCGAATACGATCTGGCGCGCGCGATCAGCGATGCTTACGGCGCGCGCGGCGCGGTGGCGCTGACGTTTCCGTCGGTCGCGGCGAACGGCGCGAACAGCGCGTCCGCGCATTACACGGCGGCCAGCGCCGACGTCGCGCTGAGCGAAGGCGAACTCGTGCTGCTCGACAGCGGCGCGTACTACGAGGCCGGCTTCGCGACGGACTGCACGCGGGTCGTATTGCGTCGCACGCGCGCGGAAACGGTCGCCCGGCCGTGGCAGCGCGAGATCTACACGGTCGCGCTGAAGGCCTGCATCAAGGGGCTCGTCGCGCAGTTCCCGAAGGACGCGACCGGCGCGGACGTCGACGCGGCGGTGCGGCAGGTGTGCCGCGACCACGGCCACGATTACGGACACGGCACCGGACACGGCGTCGGCATCCACGTGCACGATGGCGGCGTGCGGTTCGCGCCGGGCGCGCGGTACGGGCTGGTGCCCAATGCGGTGGTCTCGGTCGAGCCGGGCATCTACCTGCCGGGCAAGGGCGGCGTGCGGATCGAGAACATCGTGATCATCCGCCCGAGCGAGCAGGATCCCGACAAGGTCCGTTTCGAGAACATCGTCACGGTCGGCTACGACTGGGATCTGATCGACCTCGATCTGCTGACCGACGACGAGCGCGACTACCTGCGCGATTACGAGCGGCTGTGCGTCGCGCGCGGCACGCAGGTGACGGCGTGTCCGCTGCTGTAG